A DNA window from Zingiber officinale cultivar Zhangliang chromosome 3A, Zo_v1.1, whole genome shotgun sequence contains the following coding sequences:
- the LOC122054160 gene encoding glycine-rich cell wall structural protein 2-like produces MANRARVKLWAVAFIALVSFQLALAARSLTGAAAGGGGGGGGGGGGSGSGSGYGSGSGSGYGEGAGGGSAGGYGRGGGGGGGGGEGGGGGSGSGSGSGYGSGYGEGAGGGSAGGYGKGGGGGGGSGGGGGGGEGGGVGSGSGYGQGSGSGYGAGGGAGNAGGYGKGGGGGGGGGGGEGGGVGSGSGSGQGYGSGSGSGSGAGGAHGGGYGRGGGGGGGGGEGSGGGTGSGSGYGSGSGSGYGSGGGNGHN; encoded by the coding sequence ATGGCTAATAGAGCTCGCGTTAAGCTTTGGGCTGTTGCCTTCATCGCCCTTGTGAGCTTCCAGCTTGCGTTGGCAGCTAGATCGCTCACCGGGGCTGCCGCAGGAGGCGGTGGCGGAGGTGGAGGCGGAGGTGGAGGCTCTGGCAGTGGTTCTGGATATGGCTCCGGCTCCGGCTCTGGATATGGTGAGGGTGCCGGTGGAGGGAGTGCCGGAGGGTACggtagaggaggaggaggaggaggtggcggaGGAGAAGGAGGCGGAGGCGGTTCTGGCTCTGGGTCCGGCAGCGGTTATGGTTCAGGATACGGTGAGGGCGCTGGAGGAGGAAGCGCCGGAGGGTATGGGAAAGGaggcggtggcggcggcggcagcGGAGGCGGTGGCGGTGGGGGAGAAGGGGGAGGTGTAGGCTCTGGCTCTGGTTACGGGCAAGGGTCTGGATCGGGTTACGGTGCGGGTGGTGGAGCTGGTAATGCTGGAGGATACGGAAAGGGCGGCGGCGGTGGAGGTGGCGGCGGCGGAGGAGAGGGCGGTGGTGTTGGGTCGGGATCCGGGTCCGGTCAAGGGTATGGATCTGGATCTGGATCTGGCTCCGGCGCGGGTGGTGCACATGGTGGTGGCTACGGTCGTGGCGGCGGCGGTGGAGGCGGCGGCGGTGAGGGATCAGGTGGGGGCACTGGCTCCGGCTCCGGCTACGGGTCTGGGTCTGGGTCTGGTTACGGCAGTGGAGGTGGAAATGGCCATAATTAG